One Rosa chinensis cultivar Old Blush chromosome 3, RchiOBHm-V2, whole genome shotgun sequence DNA window includes the following coding sequences:
- the LOC112193117 gene encoding probable calcium-transporting ATPase 6, plasma membrane-type has protein sequence MENYYLKKHLEAEQKHLSTDSRRKWRKAAALLRSRRFRGVVDLANQARAEIQGSVEVAVKVQRAAILQFDKDELASIKRDHDIGSGQNMVADNELAMGIAGTQVARGGSDVIKLDDNFRTAASVARWNRAYINIQNFMQFQLAINVVALVINAVSGRVSGNVPLATVQLLWVNLNMYTVGACALIQMPQFLTGTSFITRGIWRNIIGQSIYQLTVLGVLNFYGTQLLGLTSPDAIAVLDTVIFNSIVFCKMLQMNRHEIEMINTFDNWILVGIMICTLAFEVVIVEFLGVVASIVPLWGLTIFIGSVSMTVAFVPECMPVGNSAKGTGDGLATEGPEIHRFSAEQLNAVRKLVQENFQVAFHGPKTALLKINYSAIFRSVGEVRISAQMMQCTFVVLATFVVIVRVGDDIDFAFSMLTFLVKQNINGITTIVKFWVAFAVDYGYASVVIALLVMIKIVVEKVRCNEINNWSSGDATRFVVDYALAMLEYLLFHKID, from the exons ATGGAGAACTACTACTTGAAAAAGCACTTGGAAGCTGAGCAGAAGCACCTTTCCACGGATTCTCGACGTAAATGGAGGAAAGCAGCCGCTCTTCTCCGTTCTAGAAGGTTCCGTGGTGTCGTTGATCTGGCAAACCAGGCCAGGGCTGAGAtacag ggttCAGTTGAAGTTGCTGTTAAGGTTCAAAGAGCAGCAATACTACAGTTTGACAAAGATGAGCTTGCATCTATCAAACGTGACCATGATATTGGGTCaggtcaaaatatggtggcagACAATGAACTTGCTATGGGTATAGCAGGAACCCAG GTTGCCAGAGGAGGTTCTGATGTTATCAAATTGGATGACAATTTTAGAACTGCAGCAAGTGTGGCCAGATGGAATcgtgcatacataaacatccaAAATTTTATGCAGTTCCAGTTAGCAATTAACGTAGTTGCTCTGGTGATCAATGCTGTTTCTGGACGTGTTTCAG GAAACGTTCCCCTTGCTACTGTGCAATTACTTTGGGTCAACCTGAATATGTACACTGTTGGTGCATGCGCACTTATACAAATGCCCCAGTTTTTGACGGGTACAAGCTTCATCACCAGGGGCATTTGGAGGAATATCATTGGCCAGAGTATCTATCAACTGACTGTCCTTGGAGTTCTCAATTTCTATGGGACGCAGCTACTAGGACTTACTAGTCCAGATGCAATTGCTGTTCTTGACACTGTGATATTCAACTCAATAGTGTTTTGCAAG ATGCTTCAGATGAATAGGCATGAAATAGAGATGATAAACACATTTGACAACTGGATATTGGTAGGAATCATGATTTGCACTTTGGCCTTTGAAGTTGTCATAGTTGAGTTCTTGGGAGTGGTTGCTAGCATTGTCCCACTATGGGGACTCACCATTTTTATTGGATCAGTTAGCATGACTGTTGCATTTGTCCCGGAGTGCATGCCTGTTGGAAACTCAGCCAAAGGGACTGGTGATGGCTTGGCCACAGAAGGACCGGAAATTCATAGATTCTCCGCTGAGCAGCTGAATGCTGTTAGGAAGTTGGTCCAG GAAAATTTCCAAGTCGCTTTTCATGGTCCAAAAACGGCACTACTGAAGATCAATTACAGTGCCATATTTAGATCTGTTGGTGAAGTTAGAATCTCAGCTCAAATGATGCAATGCACCTTTGTGGTGTTGGCAActtttgtggttattgtaagGGTTGGGGATGACATTGATTTTGCCTTCTCCATGCTGACATTTTTGGTGAAGCAGAATATTAATGGTATTACAACCATCGTCAAATTTTGGGTTGCTTTTGCGGTTGACTATGGTTATGCCTCCGTGGTGATAGCTTTACTGGTAATGATAAAAATAGTGGTGGAAAAAGTGCGTTGCAACGAGATCAATAATTGGTCTTCGGGAGATGCAACTAGATTTGTCGTCGATTATGCTCTTGCAATGTTAGAGTATTTACTCTTCCATAAAATAGATTAG